Part of the Gordonia crocea genome is shown below.
GGGCGATCTCGGCGTCGACGTCGTCGTGGAGTCGACCGGCATCTTCACCGCGCGCGCCAAGGCCCAGGGCCACCTGGACGCGGGTGCCAAGAAGGTCATCATCTCCGCGCCGGCCTCCGACGAGGACATCACCATCGTGATGGGCGTGAACGACGACCAGTACGACGGCAGCCAGAACATCATCTCCAACGCGTCGTGCACCACCAACTGCCTCGGCCCGCTGGCCAAGGTCCTCAACGACGAGTTCGGCATCGTCAAGGGCCTGATGACCACCATCCACGCCTACACGCAGGACCAGAACCTGCAGGACGGCCCGCACAAGGATCTGCGCCGCGCCCGCGCCGCCGCGATCAACATCGTGCCGACCTCCACCGGTGCGGCCAAGGCCATCGGCCTGGTCCTGCCCGAGCTCAAGGGCAAGCTCGACGGCTACGCGCTGCGCGTGCCGATCCCCACCGGCTCGGTGACCGACCTCACCGCGAACCTGGCCAAGAAGGCCACCGCCGAGGAGATCAACGCCGCCCTCAAGGCCGCCGCCGAGGGTCCGCTCAAGGGCATCCTGAAGTACTACGACGCGCCGATCGTCTCCAGCGACATCGTCACCGACCCGCACAGCTCGCTGTTCGACGCCGACCTGACCAAGGTCATCGACGACCAGGCGAAGGTCGTGTCCTGGTACGACAACGAGTGGGGCTACTCCAACCGCCTGGTCGACCTCATCGGCCTCGTCGGCAAGTCGCTCTAACCACCCTTCGCACGCGGATCCTAAGGAGTACACGCATGGCCGTGCCCACCCTCGAAGACCTGCTGGAGACCGGGGTTTCCGGGCGCAACGTTCTGGTGCGCTCGGACCTCAACGTCCCGCTCGACGACGACGGCAACATCACCGACCCCGGTCGGATCGTGGCCTCGGCGCCGACGATCCGCAAGCTCGCGGAAGCGGGTGCCGGCGTCATCGTGACCGCTCACCTGGGGCGCCCGAAAGGCGAACCCGACCCGAAGCTGTCGTTGGCGCCGGTGGCGCAGCGACTCGGGGAGGAGCTGGGCCGCAACGTCCAGCTCGCGGCCGATGTGGTGGGCACGGACGCGCTGGCCCGGGCCGAAGGCCTGACCGACGGCGATGTGCTGCTGCTGGAGAACATCCGTTTCGACCCGCGGGAGACCAGCAAGGACGAGGCGCAGCGGGCCAAGCTGGCCGCGGCGCTGGCCGAGCTGACCGGACCCGACGGCGCATTCGTCTCCGACGGTTTCGGGGTGGTGCACCGCGAGCAGGCCTCGGTGTACGACGTGGCCAAGCTGTTGCCGCACTACGCCGGTGACCTGGTGGCCGCCGAGGTCGAGGTCCTGTCGCGGCTGACCGAGGATCCGGCCCGCCCCTACGCGGTCGTCCTCGGTGGTTCGAAGGTCTCGGACAAGCTCGGCGTCATCGAGGCCCTCGCACCCAAGGTCGACACCCTGGTGATCGGCGGCGGCATGGCGTTCACCTTCCTGGCCGCCCAGGGGCTGCCGGTCGGCACCTCGCTGCTGCAGGAAGACCAGATCGACGTCTGCAAGGGCCTGCTCGAACGGTTCGGCGACGTGATCCGCCTGCCGGTCGACGTGGTGGTCGCCGACAAGTTCGCCGCCGACGCCGAGGCCAAGACGGTGGCGTCCGACGCGATCCCGGACGGCTGGATGGGCCTGGACATCGGACCGGAGTCGGTGAAGCGGTTCGCCGCGGCGTTGTCGGAGGCCAAGACGATCTTCTGGAACGGCCCGTCGGGCGTGTTCGAGTTCGAGAAGTTCGCGGCCGGCACCAAGGGCGTCGCCGAGGCGATTGCGGCCACGACCGCCGGTGGTGCGTTCACCGTGGTCGGCGGTGGTGACTCGGCGGCCGCCGTGCGCGTGCTCGGGATTCCCGACGACAACTTCTCGCACATCTCGACCGGCGGGGGAGCCTCGCTGGAATACTTGGAGGGCAAGAAGCTGCCCGGTCTCACCGTGCTGGAGGCGTAACCCGTGTCGACCAACCGCAAGCCGCTGATCGCCGGCAACTGGAAGATGAACATGACGCACCTCGAGGCGATCGCCTTGGTGCAGAACATCGACTTCCGGCTGCCGAACAAGTATTTCGACAAGGTCGATGTGACGGTGATCCCGCCGTTCACCGACATCCGCAGCGTGCAGACCATCGTCGACGGTGACAAGCTCTTGCTCACCTACGGCGCGCAGGACCTGTCCGCGCACGACTCGGGTGCGTACACCGGCGAGATCAGCGGGGCGTTCCTCGCCAAGCTCGGCTGCACCTACGTGGTGGTCGGGCACTCGGAGCGGCGCACCTACCACGACGAGACCAACGAGGTCGTCGTCGCCAAGACCAAGGCGGCGTTGCGGCACGAACTCACCCCGATCGTCTGCATCGGCGAGGGGCTCGAGGTGCGCGAGGCCGGCGAGCACATCGCCTACAACACCGAGCAGCTCAAGGGCTCGCTCGCAGGATTGAGCGCCGAGGAGATCGCGAAGACCGTGATCGCCTACGAGCCGGTGTGGGCCATCGGTACCGGCCGGGTGGCCAGCGCCGACGACGCCCAGGAGGTGTGTGCGGCGGTCCGTGCGACCATCGTCGAACTCGCCGGCGACGCGGTCGCCGACAAGATCCGCATCCTGTACGGCGGTTCGGTGAACGCCAAGAACATCGGCGACCTGATCGCGCAGGCCGACGTCGACGGCGCCCTCGTCGGCGGTGCCTCGCTCAAGGCCGAGGAATTCGCCACCCTGTCGGCGATCGCCGCCGGCGGACCACTGCCCTGATCCGCGACCGGCGGGGCGCTGCCCTGGGCGGCGCCCGCCGTCGCGTACACTTTTCGGTGGCCGTAACGGCGCCGACTCCACCGCCTCGGCGTTGCCGAACAGCAAGAGCAAGGACCTGACCACCGTGAAACTCGCACTCGAGATCGGAATCCTCGTCACCAGCGTGCTGCTGGTGGTGCTGGTGCTGCTGCACCGCGGCAAGGGTGGTGGCCTGTCGTCCCTGTTCGGTGGCGGTGTGCAGTCGAGCCTCTCGGGTTCGAGCGTGGTGGAGCGGAACCTCGACCGGATGACCATCCTCGTCGGCCTGCTCTGGGTGATCCTGATCATCGGCATGGAGTTGTACATCAAGCTGTCGGCCTGAGTCCGATTCCACTCGGGTCGCCGGTTCACCCGGCGTCGGGAATACTCGACCTATGGGTGATGATGTCGAGTCTGTTTCCCCGGTCCCGGTTTCTTCGGCCGCCTGGCGGCCGTCCCGCGCGATCGTCAGCCACCTGGAGGTGGACACCACCGATCGGGCGCTGACCGAACCCTTGCGCGAGGACATCCGCCTGCTCGGCGGCATGCTGGGGGACGTGGTCCGGGAACATTCCGGGACTGCCACGTTCAACCTCGTCGAGGGCTCCCGGCAGGCCTCGTTCGACATCCGCGAGGACGACCTCGATCGCGACGACCTCGCGCAGCGGTTCGTCGAGCCGCCGGCCACCGACCTCCTCCCCGTCGCGCGGGCCTTCTCGCTGTTCGCCCTGCTGGCCAATCTGGCCGAAGACCTGCACCGTGAACGCCGACGGTCGATCCATCTGCGGGCCGGCGACCGGCCGCAGAACAGCAGCCTGGCGGCCACCTACGCGAAACTCGCGGCCGCGGACCTCTCCGACGAGACCGTCGGGGCACGACTGGCCGGGGCGCTGGTGGTCCCGGTCATCACCGCCCACCCGACGGAGACCCGGCGTCGGACGATCTTCGAGGCCCAGAACCGCATCACCGAGGTCATGCGCATGCTGCGCCGGACCGAGCTGACCCCCGCGGAGGAGTCCGCGGCGCTCACCGCGATCCACCGCCAGATCCTCACCATGTGGCAGACCGCCCTCATCCGGCTCGACCGGTTGACGATCCTCGACGAGATCGCGGCCGGTTTGCGCTACTACGACGCGACCTTCTTCGACGTCGTCCCGCGGATCAACACCGAGACCCGGGCGGCGTTGTGCCGGGCCTACCCCGATGCCGGGCTCGGCAATCTCCCGCTGGTTCGGATGGGCTCGTGGATCGGGGGCGACCGCGACGGAAACCCCTTCGTCACCGGCGAGGTGGTGGCCACGGCGACCTCGTCGGCGGCCCGCCTCGCCTTTACCCACCACCTCGAGCAGTTGGCGGCGTTGTCGCAGGAACTGAGCATGTCGGCCCGGCTCGTCGAGGTACCGCCGGGGCTGGCCGAGTTGGCGGAGCAGACCACCGGCGCCTCCGCCGACGAGCCGTTCCGGCGGGCGTTGACCAGTATTCGCGCCCGCGTGTCCGCCACGGCGCTCGCCAGTCTCGGGCCGTCGGCGTCGATCCTGCCGCACCTGGTCGACCCCGGTGTCGGGGTCGAGCCGTACGCCGACAAGACCGAGCTGCGGGCAGATCTCGACGTCCTCGACGCCGCGCTGCGGGCCAACGCCGACGACACCATCGCCGACGACCGCCTGTTGCGGGTGCGCGAGGGCGTGCTGGCCTTCGGGTTCAACCTGTCGGGGCTCGACATGAGGCAGAACTCCGAGGTCCACGAGACGGTGGTGGCCGAACTGCTGGCCTGGGCCGGCGTGCACGAGGACTATCGGGCGCTGCCCGAAGATGAGCGGGTCGCCGTGCTCACCGCGGAACTGGCGTCGCGCCGACCGCTGACCGGGCCGGACGCCGCGTTGAGCGAACTCGCCGCCAAGGAGCTGGCGATCGTGCGGGCGGCCGCCACGGCGGTCGCCCGGTTCGGGCCGGAGGCGGTGCCGAACTACGTGATCAGCATGTGTACCTCGGTCAGCGACATGCTCGAGGCGATGATCCTGCTCAAGGAGGCCGGGCTCTACGATGCGGGGGAGGGCGGCCAGGCGCGGTGCGCGCTGCGCGTCGTGCCGCTGTTCGAGACGATCGAAGACCTCCAGCAGGGTGCGGCGACGATCCTCGCCGCCCTCGACGTCCCGCTCTACCGGCAGGTGGTCGCCGGGCAGGACGGCACCCAAGAGGTCATGCTCGGCTACTCCGACTCCAACAAAGACGGCGGCTACCTCGCCGCCAACTGGGCGCTGTACCGGGCCGAGCTGGACCTGGTGGCCGCGGCGG
Proteins encoded:
- the secG gene encoding preprotein translocase subunit SecG, which translates into the protein MKLALEIGILVTSVLLVVLVLLHRGKGGGLSSLFGGGVQSSLSGSSVVERNLDRMTILVGLLWVILIIGMELYIKLSA
- the ppc gene encoding phosphoenolpyruvate carboxylase, whose product is MGDDVESVSPVPVSSAAWRPSRAIVSHLEVDTTDRALTEPLREDIRLLGGMLGDVVREHSGTATFNLVEGSRQASFDIREDDLDRDDLAQRFVEPPATDLLPVARAFSLFALLANLAEDLHRERRRSIHLRAGDRPQNSSLAATYAKLAAADLSDETVGARLAGALVVPVITAHPTETRRRTIFEAQNRITEVMRMLRRTELTPAEESAALTAIHRQILTMWQTALIRLDRLTILDEIAAGLRYYDATFFDVVPRINTETRAALCRAYPDAGLGNLPLVRMGSWIGGDRDGNPFVTGEVVATATSSAARLAFTHHLEQLAALSQELSMSARLVEVPPGLAELAEQTTGASADEPFRRALTSIRARVSATALASLGPSASILPHLVDPGVGVEPYADKTELRADLDVLDAALRANADDTIADDRLLRVREGVLAFGFNLSGLDMRQNSEVHETVVAELLAWAGVHEDYRALPEDERVAVLTAELASRRPLTGPDAALSELAAKELAIVRAAATAVARFGPEAVPNYVISMCTSVSDMLEAMILLKEAGLYDAGEGGQARCALRVVPLFETIEDLQQGAATILAALDVPLYRQVVAGQDGTQEVMLGYSDSNKDGGYLAANWALYRAELDLVAAAEQAGIRLRLFHGRGGTVGRGGGPSYEAILAQPPGAVQGSLRITEQGEIIAAKYAEPVSAHRNLETILAATIESSLLDVEGLGDESERAYAILDDIAERGRRAYGELVHETPGFVEYFTTSTPLSEIGELNIGSRPASRKQTTAISDLRAIPWVLSWSQSRVMLPGWYGAGTAFAEWIGDGADAQERLAVLRDYNEHWPFFASVMSNMAQVLAKSDMGVAHRYSQLVPDEELRERVFGRIVAEHDLTLRMHAAITGNDDLLADNPALKRSVYNRYPYLEPLNLLQVEFLRRYRAGDDSREVRRGILLTMNGLATALRNSG
- the gap gene encoding type I glyceraldehyde-3-phosphate dehydrogenase, with the protein product MTVRVGVNGFGRIGRNFFRAVEAQKALGTTDIEIVAVNDLTDNATLAHLLKFDSILGRLPQDVSLEGEDTIVVGDQKIKALEVKEGPAAIPWGDLGVDVVVESTGIFTARAKAQGHLDAGAKKVIISAPASDEDITIVMGVNDDQYDGSQNIISNASCTTNCLGPLAKVLNDEFGIVKGLMTTIHAYTQDQNLQDGPHKDLRRARAAAINIVPTSTGAAKAIGLVLPELKGKLDGYALRVPIPTGSVTDLTANLAKKATAEEINAALKAAAEGPLKGILKYYDAPIVSSDIVTDPHSSLFDADLTKVIDDQAKVVSWYDNEWGYSNRLVDLIGLVGKSL
- a CDS encoding phosphoglycerate kinase, producing the protein MAVPTLEDLLETGVSGRNVLVRSDLNVPLDDDGNITDPGRIVASAPTIRKLAEAGAGVIVTAHLGRPKGEPDPKLSLAPVAQRLGEELGRNVQLAADVVGTDALARAEGLTDGDVLLLENIRFDPRETSKDEAQRAKLAAALAELTGPDGAFVSDGFGVVHREQASVYDVAKLLPHYAGDLVAAEVEVLSRLTEDPARPYAVVLGGSKVSDKLGVIEALAPKVDTLVIGGGMAFTFLAAQGLPVGTSLLQEDQIDVCKGLLERFGDVIRLPVDVVVADKFAADAEAKTVASDAIPDGWMGLDIGPESVKRFAAALSEAKTIFWNGPSGVFEFEKFAAGTKGVAEAIAATTAGGAFTVVGGGDSAAAVRVLGIPDDNFSHISTGGGASLEYLEGKKLPGLTVLEA
- the tpiA gene encoding triose-phosphate isomerase; translation: MSTNRKPLIAGNWKMNMTHLEAIALVQNIDFRLPNKYFDKVDVTVIPPFTDIRSVQTIVDGDKLLLTYGAQDLSAHDSGAYTGEISGAFLAKLGCTYVVVGHSERRTYHDETNEVVVAKTKAALRHELTPIVCIGEGLEVREAGEHIAYNTEQLKGSLAGLSAEEIAKTVIAYEPVWAIGTGRVASADDAQEVCAAVRATIVELAGDAVADKIRILYGGSVNAKNIGDLIAQADVDGALVGGASLKAEEFATLSAIAAGGPLP